A single window of Acidobacteriota bacterium DNA harbors:
- a CDS encoding YciI family protein, giving the protein MRNISTLALLLALLLSVTLATPTWALASDEAGGDAAEEKAAPAPPSNLPPGMTIYYMVFLHSCPDKPEEDPEKLQQIQAAHMANIGAMAEEGILRLAGPFAPVEGSDLAGIFLLEMDSLEAAEERTAKDPAVQAGRLCPKIIPWLGPVDITHGYDEAVAKAQG; this is encoded by the coding sequence ATGAGAAATATCTCCACCCTCGCTCTCCTACTGGCGCTGCTCCTGAGCGTAACCTTGGCCACCCCCACCTGGGCTCTCGCCAGCGACGAGGCTGGCGGCGACGCTGCCGAAGAGAAGGCCGCCCCGGCGCCTCCCTCCAACCTACCGCCGGGAATGACGATCTACTACATGGTCTTCCTCCACAGCTGTCCGGACAAGCCGGAGGAGGACCCGGAAAAATTGCAGCAGATCCAGGCTGCCCACATGGCCAATATCGGAGCCATGGCGGAGGAGGGCATCCTGCGGCTAGCGGGACCCTTCGCGCCGGTGGAAGGCAGCGACCTGGCGGGAATCTTCCTGCTCGAGATGGATTCCCTGGAAGCTGCCGAGGAGCGCACGGCCAAGGACCCGGCGGTACAGGCCGGCCGCCTGTGCCCCAAGATCATCCCCTGGCTCGGGCCGGTGGACATCACCCACGGCTACGACGAGGCGGTGGCCAAAGCCCAGGGCTGA